The genomic DNA GTTGGTTTCACCGGGCACCTCCCTTTGGGCCGGGCGACTGCAGCCCCCCCGGCCACGACAGATGGATATTCTACAGCAGGTTAGCACCAAGTGCTAAAAAACCTGCAACAGTCCGCCCCCGGCATCCGTCCTACCTGCATCCGCACAGAGAAAACGCGGTTGACAGGCCCTGTGCCTAGTGCTAATTTTCCAGCATATGCTAAATAACCAGCACATAAACCACCACCCGGGAAGTCACGCATGAAACAACTGAATACCTTGAGCCGCCGCGAACGGGAAATCATGGACATCCTGTACGCCGCGGGCAGCGCCAGCGCGGGAGACGTGCAGGAGCGTATGCCCTCTCCCCCCAGCTACTCCGCGGTGCGCGCGACACTGCGCATCCTGGAGCAGAAGGGGCTGCTGGTGCACGAGCACGACGGCAAGCGCTACATCTACCGCCCCACGGTGAACCGCAGCAAGGCCCGGCGCGGCGCCGTGGATCACCTGCTCAAGACATTCTTCGACGGCTCCGCGGCGGGCGCCGTCATGGCATTGCTCGAAACGCCGGGTGCCGACCTCACGCCCGAGGAGCTGGATCGCCTGGCCGCGCTGATCGACCGCGCTCGCAAGGAAGGACGATAATCATGACCCCGATCTTGAGTCTCTCGTCGTTGCTCGACTCGATCGCGCCGGGCAGCCTCCTGTGGTGGCTTTCGCGCATGACGCTGCTCGCGACACTCGCGTGCGCGTTTCTCGTGTTTGCGCACCGGCTGCGCCCCGCGGTGCGCCATGCGGTCGCGGTGGGGAGCCTCGTGGCCATTGCGTTGCTCCCGCTCGCATCCGCGCTGGTGCCTGCATGGTCCATTCCGGTGCTCCCTGCCCCCGCGGCGCGCCTCATCCAGAGTGAGCCGGTGCGGCCGGACGCCATTGAGCCGGCGCCCATGACGGCATCGCGACACACGCCGGCCGTGGCCACGAGCGCCGGACCGGTTGCGCCCGCGCGCACTCAGGGTGTTGAAACCGTGGTCGCGCGCGCGCGCGATACCCTCGTCACCTCCATCGGCTGGAAGGGCGCCATCGTGCTGGTGTGGCTCAATGTGATGGTGGCGTTGCTGCTGCGCGCCGGCCTGGCCGCCATGTGGGCGCGCGGCATCGTGCGCAGCGCACCGGTTACCCGCGATGAAAATATCCTGCGCGAGAGCCAGCGCGTGCGCCGCATCCTGGGCATTCAGCGCCCGGTCGATGTGATTGTTTCCCCCAGAGTGGCGGTTCCGCTGGTCGCCTGCGCGCTGCGTCCCTGCGTGGTGCTTCCCACGGACGCCGAGAACTGGTCGCGCGAGCGCCTGAATGCAGTGCTGCTGCACGAGTTCGCGCACGTGCGCCGTCGCGACGGTCTGTGGGTGATGGTGGCGCGCGTGGTGTGCGCTGTGTTCTGGTTCCAGCCGCTGGCGTGGGTGCTGGCAACCCAGCTGCGCGCCGACGCGGAACGCGCCTGCGACGACGTCGTTCTTTCCACCGGCATTCGCAACTCGGACTACGCGGAACACCTGGTGGCCATTGCACGCCTGGCGCCCGGCCGCGATGTATTTGCCGGCGCGGCGCTCACCCTGACGACGCGCTCTTCGCTCGAGCGGCGCGTGATCTCCATCCTGACGACACGCACGCCGCGCGCGGCGATGTCGCGGCGGGCGCTTGCCTCGCTGGCGTGCGTGTCGCTTGTTCTGCTGGTGGCGGTGGCGGCCGCGCGGCCGACGACGGCGGTTTCGCCGCGTGCCATTCCCGCCGACAAGCTCGCCCTGATCGACGTGATCACCCCTGATGAATCCGTCCGGCTGGAGAAGCGAGCGCCCATGCGCCTGGCCTACACCGTGGCGAACATGAACGACGCGGGGCGGGACCTGCGGCGGATCGAACTGGCCGGGAGCGGAAAGGACGGCGAGTCCGGCCGCGACTACTACCGCGAAGCCGCGGACCTCTACAACAGCGGCCGCTACTCGCGCGCCGCGGCTGCCTTCTCGAAGGCGGCGGAACTGGGCTACAAGCGCCCGACGGCGCTCTACAACGCAGGCTGTTCGTACGCGCTGGCCGACGAAAAGGACGACGCCATCGAAGCCCTGCGCGCGGCCTTCGAGGAGGGCTTCGAGCGTCCCGACCTGTACGCGGCCGACGACGACCTCAACTCACTGCGCGGTGACGCGCGCTTCCAGAAGCTGCTCGGGGAAGTAATGAACTCCGACGTTGCCAGGCTGGATCGCCGCGATGCCAACCGTGAGTTCGACCGCCTCGCCAAGCGCGATAACGTCGAAGAGGACGAGTGGAACTCGGTGGGCATCTACCTGTTGCGCTCGGGAGACTACGAACGCGCGGCGGATGCGTTCGACCGCGAGTTCAAGGTGAGCGGGGACGATGGCGCGCTGTACAACATGGCGTGCGCGCGCTCGCTCGGCGGCCAGAAGGACGCCGCCCTGAAACTGCTCGAGCAGGCCATCACCACCGGGTCGGTGGATGCGCGTCACATGGGTGAGGACCCCGACCTCTTCCCGCTGCACAGCGAGAAGCGCTTTGACGAGTTGCTCACCATGGCAAAGGACCTCAGCCTCTCAACGAACTGGGACGGGGACCGCAGCTGGCACTGGGGCTGGAGGGGCAGCGAGAACAATGAGCGCGCGTGGCGCAAGGCCATACCGCACTTCGAAGAAATGGCGAAGAAGTACCCCAGGATCGGCCGCGCCTGGTTCAACCTGGGGTTCGTGCAGCTCAGAACCGAGCAGGCTGGGGAGGCCACCGCATCGTTTCAAAAGGCGCTCGACATGGGCTACCAGAAGCCGACCACCATGTACAACCTGGCGTGCTGCGCCGCCCAGGCCGGCAACGTCGACGCGGCCTTCGACTGGCTGAAGAAGGCCGACGAGGCCGGATTCGAGTCGTGGGAGCACGCGTACCGGGACCACGACCTCGATCCGATCCAGGACGACCCGCGCTTCAAGGAGTACCGTGAGCGCTGGAAGTCGGCCATGTCGTACAAGCACAAACAGCATTTCCAGTACCGGTACCAGCATGATCACAATCAGGATGACGACGACCCCGAGGTCGACGTCGACCGCAACTACGACTAGCGCGTGACCGTCCCCGGGCGCTTCGTCGCGGCACACTCTGGTGTGGGTGCCGCGGCCGGCCCCCGGGGATTACCCTCCCCCCGGTTTGAAACACCCGCCGCCTACTCGCCGCAACTACCCGTGTTGTGGTAATCTACGTCGATCAGGAATGAATCCTCCGTCTCACACGTTGAAGGAAACCATTGTATGAAGTCCTCGCGTCTTTTCTTTCTCGCCTTGCTGGCCGTATGCACGCTGTCATCGCTTCCCGCCCTTGCGGCGGAGAAGCCGGTAAACCTGTCGCTGGTCACGCCGATCTCGATCGCAAAGGAAACCGACTCGGTGACGGCGTTTCGCTTCAGCCTGCTCTACGGCAAGAACACGTCCGTCGAGGTGCTCGACCTTGGCCTGATCAGCCACACCACCTCGGGCCTGTCCAGGGGGCTGCAGTGGAGTGCGGTGAACATCGCCGAGGCGGACTTCAAGGGCCTGCAGATCGGCTGGCTGGTCAACTACAACGCGGGGAGCTTTGAGGGCGTGCAGTTCGGGTTCGTGAATCACACCATGAACGGAGACGGCCTGCAGATTGGCTTTGTGAACTACGCGCAGAAGTACCACGGCCTGCAGATCGGCCTCGCGAACATCATCTCGCAGGACGGCTTCATGCCGGTGTTCCCCTTCGTCAACTGGTCGTTCTAACCGGCGGGTCGCCGGCCCGGCCCGGGGCATGCTATAATCTCCAGGTTAACGTGCGGGTCCCCCCGGCCGCCGGGGTCCGTTCGTTCCCCTCGCCCAGAGGCGGCTCCTCTCTGCCCGGAGGAACGCCATGCGTGCACGCCCTGCCTTCATCGCCCTGCTCGTTGTCTGTGTCTTCCCGCCGTTCGCCGCCGCCCAGGGTGGGCCGGTGGTGTTCAAGGGAACCGAGGTCACCCCGCTGGGAAACGCGACCCTGTCGGTTGCGCCGGTCGTTGCCGGCGAAGCGGCGCTGTTCCCCAACAAGCTCTTCGTCGGCGGTTTGAGTTTCAGCGGCAACGATGGCTTTCGCATGCACATCGGCGGCGGAACCGGTGCGCACATCCAGTGCCAGGACCTGGTTGCCTCGCTGCCGCTGGGAAGCTCGGTCGAGTTTCGCACCAACGACACGGCCGGTATCAACCCGTGCTGCCTGGTTGGCCTTCCGGCAGCGGGCGCGGTCACCGTCACCCCGGACTTCTCGCCACTCGGCGCCACCAGCTACCGCGTGGAAATCTGGAACGACGGCGCGCCGGTGGCCGGTGCCGATGGTGTCATGGGCGGCATGAGCACGTCGGCGTTGCCGGTTGCGTTCTCCGTCGACCTTGAGTCCGTCATTGCGCCGTTGCCAGATCCGTTTTCACTCCCGGCCACACTGCGATTCGGTTTGTCGCAGGGGTTCCTGCTGCGCTGGGCGGGCGACGTCACATTGATGGATGCGGTGGGTACGGCGCTGGGCACCGGCGACGAGTTGCGCATGTTCCCGGAGGGGACCGCGATGCTCGCGTCGGTGGGGTCCGTGGACGTGCTGGTTGCCGCCTTGAGCCCGGCCGGACCCTACACGCTCGGCGTGGACGACCTGGCGCAGCAGATGTCGGGGCACCTGCGCCGCGGCGGTGGCGGCGCGGTCATTTCGGTCGACATGGGCAAGGCCACCATGACGCTTCCCGCCGGCGTCGCCGGCGGCATGCAGGTGGACGTGGACGCAGAGCAGTCCGCGGAGTGCCTCATCTGGGACATCAAGGACGGATGCAGCGCGGGCGACACGGACGAGTTTTCGGTGACGGGCGAACTGCTGACGGGCGGGCAGGCGCAGATTGGCCGCGTGGCGTCGGTGCACAACGGTTCGCAGTGGACAGTGACGCCTGACTTCAGCGGCTCGGGTTCGCCCGATGCGGCGGTGGAGCTGTTCGACGATTCCGGCAACCTGATGGGAATCAATCCGTGCTGCTTCGAATTCAGCATCATGACGACGCAGTGGGCCTTCGAGACCGGCGTGGAGAGCAACAACAGCCTCGCCCTCCTGCTCGGCTTCGCCACCCCGGTCACGGTCGACCTGCCGGGTGTGGGTACGGTTCCCAATGTGAGCCGCATCAAGATGCACTCGAACGCCACCCGCAAGCACCGCTTCTTCGTGATTGTCGATCGCACCCACCTGAGTGCGGTCGGCGGCGACTTCGCCGTGCAGTACGAACCCAACGTGTTTTCGCTTGCGCAGGCATCGACCATGGTGTCGTTTGCATCGCGCGGCGCCGCGTATGGAAAGAGATTCCACGACGGTGTGGTCATCAACGCAATGGGCATGAGCGGCAACGATGGCGTGGACGTCCAACCGATGCCCGCGCAGGACCAGTTCGGCGTGGAGTGGGCGCCGCTGGGGCCGCCCAGCGCCACCATGGCCGAAACCGACTGGGCCTTCGTGAGCCGTCTGGCGAGCGATCCCACGCCGGTGCGGCGCATGTCGGTGCACCTGATTTCCAACGGTTCAATGGTGGCCGCGCACGTCGACCCCGAGCAATCGTCCACCACGGAGTACCGCGTGATCCTGCGCAACGGCGGCGCGGTGGTCGCGGAGTACGTCCACACCAGCCTGGCCACGGCCTTCGCGGAACTTCCCGACTGGCCGGCGGGCGCGGGCTTCCAGGTGTTGCAGTATCCCGACCGGCCGTGGTCCATGTGGATCGACCTCGGTTACGAGATGGACGTGGTGACGCCGGGCGGCCCCGTGTCGCAAAACCGTGCCGCGTTTCCGCTGACCAAGGCCGATCTGATTGAGATTCTCGCCGACAAGACATCGTTTCAGGGTCAACCGGTCGAGACGGCCCTGAGCGGACGCGCCATCAACCTGGCGACCCTCGTTGTGACCGACCGGGAACCACGCCTCACCGGCATCGGCGCAACGCCGCAAAGCGCGCATTCGGTGCTGCGGCCCGCCTACCCGAATCCGTTCAACCCGCAGACCACGCTCGCCTTCGACCTGGCCACGAGCGGTGTGGTTTCGCTGAAGATTTACGCGGTGGACGGACGCCTGGTGGCGACTGTGCAGGAGGGCACGCTGCGCGCGGGCAGGCACGCGTACACGTGGAACGGCCGCAACGGGCGCGGACAACCGGTGGCTTCGGGGGTATACCTGGCCGAGCTGCGCACACCCGACGGCATGCAGCGCGCCAAGCTGAACCTGTTGAAGTGATAGATCCTACTCCGAGGGCGCCGGCATCGACTCGATGACCTTCATCATCTCGATGAGGTCGGGGTCGTCGGGCGCGGCCTCGAGACCGGCGCGCACCCAGCGGGTCGCCGCGTCGAGATCCTTGTCGAAGAAGGCCGCGGTGGCGAGAATCTTGTACGCGGTTGCCTTGTCTTCCGCGTCTCCCGACGCAACGATCTCGAGGGCCAGCTTGCGCGCTTCCTCGTTGCGGCCGGAGCGCTGCAGCGCCACCGCCAGGTAGCCCGAAAGGCGCGGATAGCGCGGGTTCTGCGCATACGCCTGCGCCAGAACGCGCGCCGCCTCTTCGAACTTCTCCTGCAGCAGGAGCGTGCGCCCGTAGTTTATGAGCGAGGTGTCGCGGTTGGGGTCCATGCGATACGCCTTCGCGAACGCCTCCGCCGCCTTCTCCTCGTCGCCCGCGTTCATGTAGTACGTGCCCAGGTAGGTGTACACCGAACCCATGTTCGCCGTGACGATGGTGCGGTTGGACACCAGAAAGAACGTTGCCACCGCCACGCCGATCATGACCCACGCGGACTTGTTGCGCTTCTGCGCCAGCTCCTGCCACACCCACGCAATGAAATACGCCGCCAGCAGGATCACCACCGGTACGACGGGCAGGCGGTAGCGCGCGTTCAAATAGAAGAGGACAATGGAAAAGATCGCCACGCCCAGGTACAGCGCCACGATAGCGCGGTTTCTTCCGCCGCGCATGAACACAATAAGACCCGCGAGCCCCAGCGGCGCGATGAGCGCAAACTGTAGGAACGGAAACTTGAACAGGCGCGTCGCGTCCTGGAAGTACATGACCTCGGGCAGGTCGTGCACCTCGATCTTGTTCCAGAACAGCACGAACTTGCGGGCCAGCAGAGCCATCCACCCACCCGGATCCTGCCTGATGCCATCCATCGCCTTCTGCATGTAGAAGTCGGACGCCTCTGCGTCCGTCATCTCGTGCCCGGTTTCCTTTTCGGCCAGCGCCAGCGCGTCCTCCAGCAGGCCGGCGCGTTCGCCGCGCATCTCGTCCGGCGGCTGGTACACACCCTCGGTGCCGATCCGGTTGCCGATGTAGAAGTTGATGCCGCCGTGCGCGGTCACCGGCACGAACTCGCCGGCGTGCTTGAGGTTGTGCAGGGTGGGCGGCAGCAGAAACAACGCCACCCCCGCGGCAAAACCGAATGCCGGAGCGAGCCAGCGGCGCTGCTTCAGGTTGCGGCCAATAATCCACACCGGAATTGCCGCCGCCAGCAGCAGAAACAGGTTGGGGCGCCCCAGCGAACCCGCACCGCACAGCGCGCCGATGACACCCGCGCTGAGCCACACCGGAACCCGCCAGCGGCCGAGACGCAGGGTGCGGTGGCCGCGCAGGTCTTCGTCAAGCGCGAGGCACAGGGTGAACGAGGCGATGAGGATGAACACCTCGAGCGACGTCCCCAGCAGCATGCCCTCGTACAGCATGAACTGGGTGTAGAGCACCGCCATGGCCGTGGCGACGAGCGACACGGTTGTCTGTGACAGGCGCCCGCGCTGCGGTTTCTCCACCAGCAGGCGGCCCGCCACGTAGACGAGCACCACCGCACCCAGACCGATGACCGCCTGCAGCACGCGCGTGGCCATCAGGCCGTCGCCGAACAGCTTGAACACCACCACCAGGAAGAACGGATACAGCGGGTTGAAGGTGAGTGCCCCCGCGGGGATCCCCTGGCCGCCGATGATGTCGCTGGCGAGGGTGCGGTAGAACGCCGCGTCGATGGACAACTCCCCGCCCACTTCCGACGAGGCAAGGCGCGCCAGCCACACCACGCGCAGCAGGACCGCCACGGCCATGATGACGATGAAAATGAGCGTGGGACGGGCGTTGGTCCTGCCGGGGGATGCTTTGCTCATACTGCCGGCTGCCTGCGGGGATGGCGATTTTTGGGCACGCGGAGACACGGGCCGTGATCCTAGGGAATAGGGCAACGGGTGTCAATCCGGGTGTCCGGAAGAGTTGTTCGGGGCAAAAAAGCGACGGCGCCGGTTGAGTTGGGTGGTTGCCTCCGGCGCCGTCCTTTTGGCCGCTTTATGTCTCGCGGGGGTCGAGAAGGGACGCCCGAAGCGAGACGGGCCTTTCTCATGCAGGACACTTGTCCATAAGAGAGCATGAGTACTTTCCAGGCCCCACGCCATAATGCAATTGCATTATTTATTTCCGAGCGCTCCAGAGGCACACTTATGGAAGACCACGGCCGCGCCCAGTTCGGAGGGATCCCGTGCGACTTCCCGAACCCGTCGACCCGTCCGTCCCTTGTCCCGACTTGCGGACAAGCACCCCCTCGTCAAACTTCGTCGGAGCCCTGCATCCGGCGTATCTCCGGAGGCAACCATGAACCTCCTCCGTTTCGTCATTGCATCCATTCTTGTAACCGCGGCTCCGTCCGTGTTGTGGGCAGCGACACCCGTTCACCTGTGGAGCCAGCGCTTTGGTGACATCGGATATGACACCGGCAACAGCATCGCCATCGACGGATCCGGCAACATCCTGGTCGCAGGCCAGTTCGAGGGTACGGTGAACTTTGGCGGCGGTGATCTAACGAGCGCGGACTCCTACGATGTGTTCCTCTGCTGTTATACGCCGGCGGGTGTGCACCTGTGGAGCGAGCGCTTTGGCGGCACATCGCATGAGTTTGTCAGCGACCTCGCGGTGGACCCGTCCGGTAACATCGTCCTGACAGGACAGTTCGAGGACACCACCAGTTTTGGTGGCACCCCGCTTGTCAGCGCGGGTGAACGTGACATCTACCTCGCGCGATTCACATCCACGGGAGCGCACCTCTGGAGCCAGAGATTCGGCAACATCGAATGGGAATGGCCATACGCCCTCACCACGGACGGCCTCGACAATATCATCCTGGCGGGAGCGTTCACCGATTCGACGGACTTCGGTGGCGGCCTGCTGACCGGGGACTACACCCAGGCGTTTGTCGCCACGTATGACGCGAGTGGCGCCCATCTGTGGAGCCGGTCGTTTGGCGGCACGTTCAGCGACGAGGCCCTGGGGGTTGCGGTGGACGCAGCGGGCAATGTCGCGCTTGCGGGATACTTCTACTACACGGCGGATTTCGGCGGTGGCGACCTGACCAGCGCCGGAAGCTCCGACGCCTTCCTTGCCATGTACACGCCCGCCGGCGCGCATGTCTGGAGCCAGCGATTCGGCGCGAACTACGCGGACCGTGCGCTTGCCCTGGCGATGGATGGCGCGGGCAACACTTGTTTGGCGGGAACCTTCAGTGGTACCGCCAGTTTCGGCGGCGGAGACCTGACGAGCGCCGGAGGCTCCGATATCTACCTGGCCAGCTATGACTCCGGCGGGAGCCACCGCTGGAGCAAACGCCTCGGTGGCCAGCAGGGCGAAACGCCGGTCAGACTCAGAGCAGATGCGGCGGGCAACATGCTCCTGGCCGGGTACTTCAACGGTCTGACGAATCTCGGCGGGGACAACTTCCCCAGCGCCGGCGACACGGACGGCTTCCTTGCCAGGTACGATGCGAACGGAGAGCATGTCTGGAGTCTCCGTCTCGGGGATTACTGGCGCGACCGCGTGTACGATGTTGCGGCGGACGCGTCGCTGAACGTGTATGCGACCGGTTTCTTCTACGGAACGATCAACCTGGGTGGGGACGACCTGGTCTCACCGGGCGGCTACGATGTCTTCCTCGTCAATTACTCCGCAGAACTCGCCGAGCCGCGGATCGCCTCCATCACCGACATCGGCAACGACCAGGGGCGCACGGTCAAGCTGCGCTTCCTCCGCTCCGGCTACGACGCCGACGGCTCGGGAACCCCCGTCACGGGTTACGAGGCCTACCGCCGCGACGACCCTCCGCCCACGGGGGCACAGTCTCAACGCGACCTGCGCGCTGCGGGCTGGACGTTCGTGGGCGCGGCACCCGCCCACCACGAGGCGAGCTACGGGATCGACGTCCCCACCATCGGCGACTCGACGGAGACACTCGGAGCCTACTACTCCGTCTTCTACGTCCGCGCCACCACCGCCGACCTGACCGAGTACTTTGACTCCGCGCCCGACAGCGGTTGTTCGGTGGACAACCTCTCTCCGGGTGTCCCCACGAATCTCGTGTACGACGACGGTGTTCTCACCTGGGACCCGTGTCCCGATCCCGATTTTGACCATTTCACGGTCTACGGAGCGCCCACGCAGTGCTTCTGCGGGGCCATCGTGGTGGACGACTGTCCGGTGCCCGTCATGGATGTGCATGCATCACCGTATGCGTTCTACTTTGTGACTGCGACCGATCGATCCGGCAACGCAAGCACGTTCACACCGGTTCGCGCGGGCGCGACGGGCACACCACGAAGCTACGTGCTCTCGGTCGCCAACTACCCCAACCCGTTCAATCCAACCACCGAAATCGCGTTCACGATTCCGTCGCCCGGACCCGTGACGCTGGCCATCTATGACGCGCGCGGTGCGCGAATCGCCACCTTGATAGACAACCAGGCGCATCCACCGGGTCCCTTCCGAATGGAGTGGAGTGGTGTGTCGGACGCCGGTGTGGTTGTCTCCTCGGGCATCTACTTTGCGCGTATCGAACACGCAGGCGTGACACGCACGCGGAAGCTGGTGATGATGAAATGAAGACGAAACCTTCCATCATGGTGCTTTCGGCTCTGGCGATCCTCAGCCTGGGCATCACCCCGGCAATGGCACAGCAACCCGTGCACCTCTGGAGCCACGGCTTCGGCGGCACGTCCTGGGACCAGGGTACGTCGATCGCCGTGGATGCCGACGGCAACGTCATTATCGCGGGGTCGTTCCAGGGCACCATGAACCTGGGCGGCGGCAATCTCACCAGCGCGGGAGACCGCGACATCTTTCTCGCCCAGTTCGGCCCGGGCGGAGCGCACCAGTGGAGCAAGAGCTTCGGCGGGACGGGATACGACGAAGCCACCGCGGTGGCGGTTGACCCCGCCGGCTATGTACTCGTCACCGGCCGTTTCGAGAATACGATCAACTTTGGCGGCGGGGCGCTCATCAGCGCCGGCGGTCCGGACATCTTTCTCGCCAGGTTCGGTCCCACGGGAGGCCATAACTGGAGCAAACGCTTTGGCAGCACCGGCTGGGACGAAGGGCTGGCCCTGGTGGCGGACATCAGCGGGGGCGCGATCATGGCCGGCGCCTTCGAGGGCGCGGTCCAGTTTGGGAACACCAGTTCGCTTTACAGCGCCGGCGGCCAGGACATCTTTGTGGCGCGCTACAGCGCCAGCGGTTCCCCCCACTGGGCTCAGTCCTTTGGCGGAACGGCGAGCGACCGTGCCGAAGCACTCGCCATGGATTCGGCCGGGGATATCATCGTCACCGGCATCTTTGCCGGTACGGTTGACTTTGGTGGCGGCGGCCTGGTGAGCAGCGGCTACGACGCGTTCGTTGCCAAGTACACCGCGACCTCGCACCAATGGAGCCAGCGCTTTGGCAACACCGGGGACGATATCGGTACC from Candidatus Krumholzibacteriia bacterium includes the following:
- a CDS encoding BlaI/MecI/CopY family transcriptional regulator yields the protein MKQLNTLSRREREIMDILYAAGSASAGDVQERMPSPPSYSAVRATLRILEQKGLLVHEHDGKRYIYRPTVNRSKARRGAVDHLLKTFFDGSAAGAVMALLETPGADLTPEELDRLAALIDRARKEGR
- a CDS encoding tetratricopeptide repeat protein gives rise to the protein MTPILSLSSLLDSIAPGSLLWWLSRMTLLATLACAFLVFAHRLRPAVRHAVAVGSLVAIALLPLASALVPAWSIPVLPAPAARLIQSEPVRPDAIEPAPMTASRHTPAVATSAGPVAPARTQGVETVVARARDTLVTSIGWKGAIVLVWLNVMVALLLRAGLAAMWARGIVRSAPVTRDENILRESQRVRRILGIQRPVDVIVSPRVAVPLVACALRPCVVLPTDAENWSRERLNAVLLHEFAHVRRRDGLWVMVARVVCAVFWFQPLAWVLATQLRADAERACDDVVLSTGIRNSDYAEHLVAIARLAPGRDVFAGAALTLTTRSSLERRVISILTTRTPRAAMSRRALASLACVSLVLLVAVAAARPTTAVSPRAIPADKLALIDVITPDESVRLEKRAPMRLAYTVANMNDAGRDLRRIELAGSGKDGESGRDYYREAADLYNSGRYSRAAAAFSKAAELGYKRPTALYNAGCSYALADEKDDAIEALRAAFEEGFERPDLYAADDDLNSLRGDARFQKLLGEVMNSDVARLDRRDANREFDRLAKRDNVEEDEWNSVGIYLLRSGDYERAADAFDREFKVSGDDGALYNMACARSLGGQKDAALKLLEQAITTGSVDARHMGEDPDLFPLHSEKRFDELLTMAKDLSLSTNWDGDRSWHWGWRGSENNERAWRKAIPHFEEMAKKYPRIGRAWFNLGFVQLRTEQAGEATASFQKALDMGYQKPTTMYNLACCAAQAGNVDAAFDWLKKADEAGFESWEHAYRDHDLDPIQDDPRFKEYRERWKSAMSYKHKQHFQYRYQHDHNQDDDDPEVDVDRNYD
- a CDS encoding T9SS type A sorting domain-containing protein yields the protein MRARPAFIALLVVCVFPPFAAAQGGPVVFKGTEVTPLGNATLSVAPVVAGEAALFPNKLFVGGLSFSGNDGFRMHIGGGTGAHIQCQDLVASLPLGSSVEFRTNDTAGINPCCLVGLPAAGAVTVTPDFSPLGATSYRVEIWNDGAPVAGADGVMGGMSTSALPVAFSVDLESVIAPLPDPFSLPATLRFGLSQGFLLRWAGDVTLMDAVGTALGTGDELRMFPEGTAMLASVGSVDVLVAALSPAGPYTLGVDDLAQQMSGHLRRGGGGAVISVDMGKATMTLPAGVAGGMQVDVDAEQSAECLIWDIKDGCSAGDTDEFSVTGELLTGGQAQIGRVASVHNGSQWTVTPDFSGSGSPDAAVELFDDSGNLMGINPCCFEFSIMTTQWAFETGVESNNSLALLLGFATPVTVDLPGVGTVPNVSRIKMHSNATRKHRFFVIVDRTHLSAVGGDFAVQYEPNVFSLAQASTMVSFASRGAAYGKRFHDGVVINAMGMSGNDGVDVQPMPAQDQFGVEWAPLGPPSATMAETDWAFVSRLASDPTPVRRMSVHLISNGSMVAAHVDPEQSSTTEYRVILRNGGAVVAEYVHTSLATAFAELPDWPAGAGFQVLQYPDRPWSMWIDLGYEMDVVTPGGPVSQNRAAFPLTKADLIEILADKTSFQGQPVETALSGRAINLATLVVTDREPRLTGIGATPQSAHSVLRPAYPNPFNPQTTLAFDLATSGVVSLKIYAVDGRLVATVQEGTLRAGRHAYTWNGRNGRGQPVASGVYLAELRTPDGMQRAKLNLLK
- a CDS encoding tetratricopeptide repeat protein, with the translated sequence MSKASPGRTNARPTLIFIVIMAVAVLLRVVWLARLASSEVGGELSIDAAFYRTLASDIIGGQGIPAGALTFNPLYPFFLVVVFKLFGDGLMATRVLQAVIGLGAVVLVYVAGRLLVEKPQRGRLSQTTVSLVATAMAVLYTQFMLYEGMLLGTSLEVFILIASFTLCLALDEDLRGHRTLRLGRWRVPVWLSAGVIGALCGAGSLGRPNLFLLLAAAIPVWIIGRNLKQRRWLAPAFGFAAGVALFLLPPTLHNLKHAGEFVPVTAHGGINFYIGNRIGTEGVYQPPDEMRGERAGLLEDALALAEKETGHEMTDAEASDFYMQKAMDGIRQDPGGWMALLARKFVLFWNKIEVHDLPEVMYFQDATRLFKFPFLQFALIAPLGLAGLIVFMRGGRNRAIVALYLGVAIFSIVLFYLNARYRLPVVPVVILLAAYFIAWVWQELAQKRNKSAWVMIGVAVATFFLVSNRTIVTANMGSVYTYLGTYYMNAGDEEKAAEAFAKAYRMDPNRDTSLINYGRTLLLQEKFEEAARVLAQAYAQNPRYPRLSGYLAVALQRSGRNEEARKLALEIVASGDAEDKATAYKILATAAFFDKDLDAATRWVRAGLEAAPDDPDLIEMMKVIESMPAPSE
- a CDS encoding SBBP repeat-containing protein, coding for MNLLRFVIASILVTAAPSVLWAATPVHLWSQRFGDIGYDTGNSIAIDGSGNILVAGQFEGTVNFGGGDLTSADSYDVFLCCYTPAGVHLWSERFGGTSHEFVSDLAVDPSGNIVLTGQFEDTTSFGGTPLVSAGERDIYLARFTSTGAHLWSQRFGNIEWEWPYALTTDGLDNIILAGAFTDSTDFGGGLLTGDYTQAFVATYDASGAHLWSRSFGGTFSDEALGVAVDAAGNVALAGYFYYTADFGGGDLTSAGSSDAFLAMYTPAGAHVWSQRFGANYADRALALAMDGAGNTCLAGTFSGTASFGGGDLTSAGGSDIYLASYDSGGSHRWSKRLGGQQGETPVRLRADAAGNMLLAGYFNGLTNLGGDNFPSAGDTDGFLARYDANGEHVWSLRLGDYWRDRVYDVAADASLNVYATGFFYGTINLGGDDLVSPGGYDVFLVNYSAELAEPRIASITDIGNDQGRTVKLRFLRSGYDADGSGTPVTGYEAYRRDDPPPTGAQSQRDLRAAGWTFVGAAPAHHEASYGIDVPTIGDSTETLGAYYSVFYVRATTADLTEYFDSAPDSGCSVDNLSPGVPTNLVYDDGVLTWDPCPDPDFDHFTVYGAPTQCFCGAIVVDDCPVPVMDVHASPYAFYFVTATDRSGNASTFTPVRAGATGTPRSYVLSVANYPNPFNPTTEIAFTIPSPGPVTLAIYDARGARIATLIDNQAHPPGPFRMEWSGVSDAGVVVSSGIYFARIEHAGVTRTRKLVMMK